In one Juglans regia cultivar Chandler chromosome 11, Walnut 2.0, whole genome shotgun sequence genomic region, the following are encoded:
- the LOC108995806 gene encoding calmodulin-like protein 11: MGEVLSEEQIAEFQEAFCLFDKDGDGSITIEELANAIRSLDQNPTQEELQTMINEVDVDGNGTIEFGEFLNLMARKMKENEAEEELKEAFKVFDQDQDGYISPNELRHVMINLEERLTDEEVDQMIRDADLDGDGLINYEEFVRMMLAS; encoded by the exons ATGGGAGAGGTCCTGTCTGAAGAACAGATTGCAGAGTTTCAAGAAGCTTTTTGTCTCTTTGACAAGGATGGAGATG GCAGCATCACCATTGAAGAATTAGCCAATGCAATCAGATCATTGGATCAAAATCCTACTCAGGAGGAATTGCAGACCATGATCAACGAAGTGGACGTTGATGGAAACGGAACCATTGAATTTGGGGAGTTCTTGAATCTAATGGCAAGGAAAATGAAG GAAAATGAAGCTGAGGAGGAATTGAAAGAAGCTTTTAAAGTGTTTGACCAGGACCAAGATGGTTACATATCACCAAATGag TTGAGGCATGTAATGATAAATCTTGAAGAGAGGCTGACAGATGAAGAGGTGGATCAAATGATCAGAGATGCTGATTTGGACGGCGATGGTTTAATCAATTACGAGGAATTCGTGAGAATGATGTTAGCTAGCTAA